The Acidimicrobiales bacterium nucleotide sequence CACGGTCGGGTCGACGTGGGCGGGGACGACCCGCACGCGATCGCCCACCGACAGCGCCGTGCCGGGAGCGAACGTGACGTGCTCGTCGGAGCAGAACCACACCGCCGACCCCTCGATCGACGGGTTCCCGTGGTCCATGCCGAGCGCCTTCACCCCGCAGTCGGCCACCGCCCATGACGGTGACACGGAGACCACGGTGGCCAGCACGGTCAGGGCCGGGCGGAAGGGAAGGCCCAGCCGGTCGTAGGCGCCGTCCATCAGCGCGTACGAGCCCGCCTGGATCTCGGTGGCACCGCGGTTGATGTCGTAGGTCCCGGTCCCGCCGGCGGACACCAGCTCGCCGCCCACGTCCTGGTGGGCCCGGAGGAGCAGCGCCATGGCCTCCTCCACCATCGCCACCCGCTGCGCCCGGTCCTCGAGGCCGACGACGTGGCCCTCGTAGCCCATCACCCCGCGCACCACCAGGCCGGCGGCCCGGGCGGTGTCCGCCAGCCGCCCGGCGGCGTCGGGAGCGCACCCGCAGCGCGGCAGCCCGACGTTGACGTCGATCACGACCTCGCCGACACCGGCGGCCGAGGCCGCGGTGATGGTCTCGGCGGAGTCGACGGCCACGGTCACCCGCGCCCCCGTGCGGGCGAGGGCCCGGAGCCGCCCGACGTCCACCACCTCGTTGGCGAGGAGCACGTCGCCGCCCAACCCGGCGCGCGCCAACCCGTCGGCCTCCGCCGTGGTGGCGCACGTAAAGGAGACGTGCCCGTGTGCCGCCTGCCGGGCCGCCAGCGCGGTGCACTTGTGCGCCTTGACGTGGGGCCGCAACCGGGCGCCGGGGAGGGCGGCGGCCATGGTGGCCAGGTTGTGCTCGAGCAGGCCGGCGTCGACGAGCAACGCCGGGGTCGTGAGGTCGCCGACCCTCACCGTCGCGGCGTGCCGCCCGGGCCCAGGTACGCCTCGATGGCCCGCTGCAGCCCCGACTGGAGCACGGTGGTGGTCACGTCGGCACGGCTACGCTCGACGACGGCGCGCAGGGCGTCGGTCGCCCGCCGCAGCCCGCCGGTGATGGCGTCGGGGTACTCGATGGTGACGAGCATGTCGTAGACGTCCTCCATGGCCCCGAGCAGCTCCTCGGCGCGGGCCGTCTCCCCCGCCCGGAGGCGGTCGAGCAGGTGGCGCCGGAGCTCCGAGGCCGCCTCCGCCAGGCCGTTGAGCCAGGCGGCCAGCCCGACGTCGAGCTCCTCGTGCCCGGGGAGCGCCTCGGCGCCGATCAGCGCGGACGTCAGGCGCGCCTCGGCGAATTCCTTCTCGGCGTCGTGCAGGAACCCCGCCGCCGCCAGCCGCGGGAACGGGCCGAGGGCCTGCTGGGCACGTCGCAGGCTCCCCTCCGCCGCCACCACGCGGTCCTCGGCCTCCTCGGGTCGCAGGCGGTGCACGGCCCTGATGGCGAGGCCGCAGGCGCGGATGGTCTCGCGGCACCGGGCGAGGGCCTCCTCGCGACTCCGGTGCGCCGCCTCGAGCTGGTTGCGGGCCTCGTCGCCGAGCCGTGCGAGATCGGCGGTGCGCGCCTCGGGCGCCACGTCAGCGGGCGGTCAGCGCGCCGCGCTGCGTCGGACGACCAGCGTGGGCTCGTGGACCACCGGCGGCGGGAGGTACCGCAGCTTGGCAGCGCGCTCGTCGGCGCGGTGACGGAGGCGCACGAGCAGCCCCACGTACAGGCCGGCCGCCACCCCGGCGAACGCCGTCACCAAGAGCATGGGCCGTAGCGCCGGGATGGCACCCAGCAGCGCGGAACCGAGCACGGCGCTCACGAGGCAGAGCACGACGTCGCGCCGGCGCTTGCAGGCCCCGGGGCGGAAGTAGGGGTCCTGCCGGGCCGCGACGGCGGGGACCCCGTCGGTGGAGCCCGCAGCCGGGAAACGTCCAGCCGCGGCGCCTGCGGCCGTCCGTGGCGACATC carries:
- a CDS encoding alanine racemase, which translates into the protein MRVGDLTTPALLVDAGLLEHNLATMAAALPGARLRPHVKAHKCTALAARQAAHGHVSFTCATTAEADGLARAGLGGDVLLANEVVDVGRLRALARTGARVTVAVDSAETITAASAAGVGEVVIDVNVGLPRCGCAPDAAGRLADTARAAGLVVRGVMGYEGHVVGLEDRAQRVAMVEEAMALLLRAHQDVGGELVSAGGTGTYDINRGATEIQAGSYALMDGAYDRLGLPFRPALTVLATVVSVSPSWAVADCGVKALGMDHGNPSIEGSAVWFCSDEHVTFAPGTALSVGDRVRVVPAHVDPTVAYHERMFLVDGDDVLEAWPVDLRGW